The following nucleotide sequence is from Pseudomonas putida S13.1.2.
GGGCGCCAAACCGGGCGGTGGCGGCATGCTGCTGGGCATGAAGGTGACCGAGCGGGTGGCCGGCATGCGCACCTTGCCGATCGGCGTCGACCAGCGCAGTGCCTGCCGCCACCCGGACTGGACCGGGCCTGATGACCTGGCGATCAAGATTGCCGAGATCCGCGAGATCACCGACTGGGAAAAACCCATCTACGTGAAGATCGGCGCCAGCCGCCCGTACTACGACGTCAAGCTGGCGGTGAAGGCCGGTGCTGACGTAATCGTGCTCGACGGCATGCAGGGTGGTACCGCAGCGACTCAGGAAGTGTTCATCGAGCACGTCGGCATCCCGATCTTGCCGGCCATCCCGCAGGCGGTGCAGGCGCTTCAGGAAATGGGCATGCACCGCAAGGTGCAGCTGATTGTCTCTGGTGGTATCCGCAACGGTGCCGACGTGGCCAAGGCCATGGCCCTGGGGGCTGACGCGGTGGCCATCGGTACGGCGGCGCTGATCGCCTTGGGTGACAACCATCCGCGCCTGGACAGCGAGCTGAAGAAGATTGGCTCGGCCGCCGGCTTCTATGACGACTGGCAAAACGGCCGCGACCCGGCCGGCATCACCACCCAGGACCCAGAGCTGGCCAAGCGCCTGAACCCGGAAGAGGCGGGGCGACGGCTGGCGAATTACCTGCGGGTGCTGGTGCTGGAGGCGCAGACCATGGCGCGGGCGTGTGGCAAGTCGCACTTGCACAACCTTGACCCGGAGGACCTGGTGGCCTTGACCGTGGAAGCGGCGGCGATGGCGCGGGTGCCCCTGGCGGGGACGGCCTGGGTGCCGGGGCAGGCGCAGTACTGATCCACCGTTTTTGGGGCTGCAAAGCAGCCCCAAGACCCCCCCATTCCCACAGGAGTGACGCCATGAAGCACCTCACCCTAGCTGTAATGTTGTTAGCCCTGGCCACCCAGGCCACTGCCGCCGAAACCACCCTGGATACCGGCAACACTGCCTGGATGATCTGCGCCGCGATGTTCGTGCTGATGATGTGCATCCCTGGCCTGGCGCTGTTCTACGGCGGCATGGTGCGTGCCAAGAACTTCCTCTCCGTGTTCACCCAGCTGTTCGCCGTGGCCGGGGTTATCGGCATCCTCTGGGTACTGTTCGGTTACAGCCTGGTGGTCGATACCACCGGCATGGTCGAGGGCCAGCTCACCTTCAACAGTTTCATCGGCGGGCTGGACAAGGCACTGATGCTGGATATCGGCCATGACAGCCTGGTCGGCACCATCCCCGAAGGCGTGTTTGCGGTGTTCCAGCTGACGTTCGCCATCATCACCCCGGCGCTGATTGCCGGCGGCTTTGCCGAGCGCATGAAGTTCAGCGCTTCGTTGCTGTTCATGGCGGCGTGGTTCGTGCTGGTGTACGCGCCAATCGCCCATATGGTGTGGGGCGGGCCGGGGGCGTTGATGGTCAACTGGGGCGTGCTGGACTTCGCCGGTGGTACTGCGGTGCATATCAACTCTGGCGTGGCTGCCTTGGCTGCGGCGTTGATGCTGGGCAAGCGCAAGGGCTACCCGCAGGTGGCCATGCCGCCGCACAACCTCGGCTTTACCCTGGTGGGTGCGGGGTTGCTGTGGGTGGGCTGGTTCGGCTTCAACGTGGGGTCGGGGCTGGCGGCCAACGAGGGGGCCGGGGTGGTGATGCTGGCGACCATGGTGGCGGCCTGTGCGGGGATTGTCGGTTGGTTGCTGACCGAGAAGGTGATGCATGGCCGGCCGACTGCCTTGGGTGCAGCGTCGGGGGCATTGGCCGGGTTGGTGGGCATCACACCGGCTTGCGCGTTCGTCGGGCCGCTGGGGGCGCTGGTGATCGGTGTGCTGACGGGGGCCATCTGCTTCTTTGCCGTGACCCGGCTCAAGCAGGCGCTGGGGTATGACGACAGCCTCGATGTGTTCGGGCTGCATGGCGTTGGCGGCATGGTCGGGGCGGTGCTGACCGGGGTGTTCGCAGCGCCCTCGCTGGGGGGCTATGTCGAGGGCGTATCGCCCATCGGGCAGGCACTGGTGCAGCTAAAGGGGGTGGCGTTCACCTTTGTGTACTGCTTCGTGGTGAGCTGGGCGATTCTCGGCGCGATCAAGCTGACTGTCGGGCTGCGGGCCAGCCGGGAGGAGGAAGAGCAGGGGCTGGACCTGGCGGAGCACAATGAGCGGGCTTACAACCTCTGATTGATGTGTTGCCAGCACCGGCCCTATCCCCGGCAAGCCAGCGCCCACAGCTCCCTACTTGGCCCAGGCCTGGGGTGCTCATGTGGGAGCTGGCTTGCCGGCGATAGGGCCGTTACAGGTTGAATCAGTGCCCCATGGCCAACTTGGCACTCGTCTGCCGGCGACGGTAGGCACTGTCACGGCTGGCCAGCCACCAGTACAGCGGCGAGGTGATTGCCAGCCCTACCAGCCACGACAGGTCAGCCCCGTTGATGTGCTCGGAAATCGGCCCCACGTACAGTGGCGTGTTCATGAACGGAATCTGCACCACGATACCTACCGCATAGGCAATCAACGCCTGCGGGTTGTAACGCCCGTAGATACCGCCATCGACCTGGAAGATCGACTGGATGTCGTAGTCACCTTTGTGGATGACATAAAAGTCGATCAGGTTGATCGCTGTCCACGGCACCAGCACCACCAGCAGCACCAGCACCATGTCGACGAAGTGGCCGATGAAGTCTGCCGAGGCGAACACCGCCACCACGCAGCAGGCCGACAGGACGATCAGCGACAGCACCGCACGGCTCTTGGCAGTAGGAATCCAGCGATAAGCGAAGGTTTGCACCAGAGTGATGATCGACAGCACCGCGCCATACAGGTTGAGGGCGTTGTGGCTGATGACGCTGAGCAGGAACAGCACCAGCATGATCGGGCCCAGGGTGCCGGTGGCCAGCTTGACCGCATCCATGGTGTCCATGCCTGCCGGGATCGCCAGTACCGCCACGGCGCCGAAGATGAACGACAGGCTCGATCCCAGGGCAGAGCCCAGGTAGGTGGTCCAGAACGTCGAGCTGACTTTCACATCCGCCGGCAGGTAGCGCGAGTAGTCCGACACATAGGGCGCAAAGGCGATCTGCCACAGCGCCGCCAGCGACACGGTGGCCAGCCAGCCGGCCAGGTTGAAGCTGCCACGGGTGAGGAAGTCGTCGCTTTGCACGTGGGTGAAGATGTAGCCGAAGCCGACCACGATGCCGATGCCCAGCACCCAGGTGCCGATACGGTTGAGCACGTGGATGAAGCGGTAGCCGATGATGCCGATGATGCCCGACCCGAGCGCACCGATGACGATGCCCACCGGTACTGGCACGGTGTCTACCACGCCATGTAGCGACTTGCCGGCGAGAACGATGTTGGAAGCGAAGAAGCCGATGTACATGACGCCGGCGATCACTACCACCAGCAGCGCGCCGAGGGTGCCGAACTGGGCGCGGCTCTGGATCATCTGCGGGATGCCCATTTGCGGGCCCTGGGCCGAGTGCAGTGCCATCAGTACCCCGCCGACCAGGTGGCCGACCAGGATGGCGACGATGCCCCATATCAGGTTCAGGTGAAACAGCTGCACGCCCAGCGCGCCGGTGACGATGGGCAGCGGCGCGATATTGCCGCCGAACCACAGTGTGAACAGATCCCTTACCTTTCCATGGCGGTCTTGCGGGGGCACGTAGCCGATTGTGTGTTTTTCTATCAGGGGTGCCGAATTGGCTGCACTGGTCATGACTGACTCCAAGGCAAGGTAGGGCATCGGGAGCTGCCCGGGGGCGTGCCGGCGATGGGCGACGCGTTCTTGTTGGAGGGATGATGCGGGGCGCGGGGATAACGAGAAATTAGTAAATATGTACCCATAAACCTTAAAAAACCTAAGGCTGACAAAAGCTTAAGCGGGTGACGGTAGCAAGGACGGTGCCAGTGGGCGGCAGGGCCTGGGATAGAGGGGTTGAGCCCGGTGTCGGTAGAAAGCGGTGGGCTTTGATGGTGCGTGATGCGCGTTTTCAGGGCAACTGAATGGTTGCCTGTATAGGCCCTTCGCGGGCTTGCCCGCTCCCACAGGTATGGCGCAGCTTTCAGTACCTGTGGTGAGCCTGTGGGAGCGGGCGAGCCCGCGAAAGGGCCAGTACAGGCAATAGAGCTACATCGGCAGCAACCGGTCCTGAATCACTTCTTTCATTACCAGGGTCGAGCTCAGGCGCTTCACGTTGGGAATGCTGGTCAGTTTCTCGTCGTACAGCTTCTGAAATGCCGGCAGGTCCTTGGCCACCACATGCAGCAGGTAATCCGGGTCGCCGAACAACCGCTGCGCTTCGACAATCTGTGGGATCTCCGAAAGTGCCGCTTCAAAATCCGCCACTGGCTGGCGGGTGACCTCGCGCAGGGTCACGAACACCAGCGCAGCAAAGTTCAGCCCCAGGGCGCTCGGCGCCAGGCGGGCGTGATAGCCGAGTATCGCCCCGGACTCCTCCAGTGCCTTCAAGCGCCGATGGCACGGCGACAGGCTGAGCCCCACACGCTCGGCCAGCTCGGTTACCGACAGCCGACCGTCTTTTTGCAGCTCGGCAAGTATTTTCCTGTCTGTCCTGTCCATTGAGAAGGATCTTCCATTAATTGAGCGATTGCAGGGAATATACGAAAGAAAATCCCCGAGCGGAATCCGTAATCTTTCGACATCCCAAGGCAGTAGATAAGGAAGATTCAAGTGGCTATCAGTGTGCTGACGGCATTTTGGGCCGTGTCGATGCTGTTTGTGATTACCCCGGGTGCAGACTGGGCTTACGCCATTTCGGCAGGCATGCGCGGGCGCTGGGTGATGCCCGCAGTGGCGGGGATGTTGTCGGGGCATTTCCTGGCGACACTGGTGGTGGCTGCGGGTGTAGGTAGCCTGTTGGCAGGTCACCCGCTGGCGCTGACCCTGCTGACCTTGGCAGGGTGCAGCTACCTGCTGTGGCTGGGCGGCAACCTGTTGTTGAGCCCCGCATTGCCCGAGGCTGGGCAGGGTGGTGAGGGGGAGTCGGGGTCGCGCTGGGCGTTGAAGGGGTTTTGCGTCAGCGGCCTGAACCCCAAGGTTTTCCTGCTATTCCTGGCCTTGCTGCCGCAGTTCACCGACCCGCAGTCGAGCTGGCCGGTGCCGTTGCAGATCTTGCTGCTGGGCCTGGTGCACCTGTGCAGTTCGCTGGTGATCTATTCACTGGTCGGCTATGGCGCCAAAGCCGTGCTGAGCACCAGGCCGGGCGCGGCGAAGCTGGTCGGGCGGGTTTCGGGGGTGGCGATGATTACCGTTGCCCTGGGTTTGATAGCCGGGCAAATCAACTGATTTCACCCGTGACCAATGGCTTCAGATAGACTCGCCGCAAACCCACGCACAACCAGGATGTGCCCCATGCCTGAAACTACCCAGCTGCTCACCTTTGCCCTGATCTGCCTCGGCATGGTACTGACCCCGGGGCCGAACATGATCTACCTGATCTCCCGCTCGATCTGCCAGGGCCGCAAGGCCGGTTTGATTTCTCTGGGGGGTGTGGCGTTGGGCTTCGTCATTTACATGTTCTGCGCGGCATTGGGTATCACGGCGCTGGTCATGGCAGTTCCCTTTGCCTACGACGCGCTGCGTATCGGTGGCGCTTTGTACCTGTTGTACCTGGCCTGGCAGGCGCTGCGGCCAGGTGGCCGTTCACCCTTCCAGGTGCGTGAGCTGCCTGCCGACAGCCCTCGGCGGCTGTTCACCATGGGTTTTGCCACCAGCCTGCTCAACCCCAAGATCGCCGTCATGTATCTATCGCTGATGCCGCAGTTCATCGAACCGGGGCATGGCAGTGTGCTGCTGCAGTCGCTGGTGCTGGGTTCGACACAGATCGCCATCAGCGTCACGGTCAATGCGTTGATTGCGGTCATGGCTGGGTCCATCGCCGTGTTTCTGGCTGGCAGGCCAGTGTGGCAACAGGTTCAGCGGTGGTTGATGGGCACCGTGCTGGCAGGGCTTGCGCTGCGCATGCTGGCAGAAGGGCGCCGTTGATCGTTCATTGCGTTGCAAGGTATCAGTGGCTGCTGGCCGAGGCGTCTTCGGCCGGGGCTGCAGGCGGATCCTCCTGTGGCAGGTAAAGGGTGAAGGTGGTGCCCTGGCCGGGGATGCTTGCTACCTGTACATCGCCCCCGGACTGTTTGGCAAAACCGAACACCTGCGACAACCCCAGCCCGGTACCTTCACCCGGGGCTTTTGTGGTGAAAAACGGGTCGAAGATACGTTCCAGCAGTTCGGCGGCAATACCCACACCGCTGTCGCTCACCGAAATCGCCGCGAACCGGGCTGGCGGTGAAGGCTGGCCGCGCAGGGCAGGCAGGCGCCGGTCAGCCTGCAGGCGCAGCAGCAAGGTGCCTTCGCCGGCCATGGCGTCGCGCCCGTTGAGCATCAGGTTGATCACCGCGGTTTCCAGCTGACTGACGTCGGCGCGGATGTGGCACGCCGTCTGCGGTAGTTGCAGCTCGACCTGGATGCGCGCCCCGGTGGCGGTGTCGAGCATGTCGGCCATGGCCTCCAGCCGTGGCCCGGCCTCGAACACTTCGGGGCTGAGGGCCTGGCGGCGGGCGAAGGCCAGTAGCTGGCCGGTCAGTTTGGCACCACGGTGGACCGTGTCAGATATGGTCTTGATGTAGCGCTCGCGGCGTTTTTCATCAAGGTTGGGGCGCTGCAGAAAGTGCAACGACGAGCGAATGATGGTCAGCAGGTTGTTGAAGTCGTGTGCCACGCCACCGGTCAGCTGGCCGATGGCTTCCAGCTTCTGGGCCTGGCGCAACGCTGCCTCGGTGTGCACCAACTGGGTGGTGCGCTCGTCTACGCGGTGTTCGAGGGTGGCATTCAGCGCCTCCAGTGCGGCCATGGCCTCACGCACTTCGGCATGGGCCTGAACCCGCTGGATATGCGCCCAGCAACGCTCGGTCACTTCGCTGATCAGCGCCTGTTCGTAGTCTGTCCATGTGCGCGGCGCGTTGTCATGGATCGCCATCAGTGCGATGAGGCGGCCGCCTTTGATCAGCGGCATGCAGATGGTGGCGGTAATGCCGATGGCCTGGAAGGCGGCGGCTTCGTCGGCGGCCAGTTCACTGAGGTTGTCGTTGATCACCAGTGGCAGGCCGCTGCGCAGGCGGCTGAGTGCCAGGCGGCCAAAGTCGTGCAGTTGGTACTGGCCCACCAGCCTCGGCGAGCCGGGGGCCACCGCGTCGCCACAGATGGTAAAACCGTCCTCGTCAGCGTCCATCACCGCATACGCGCAACTGGAAAGGCTAAGGTGCTCGACCATCATGCGCGTGGTGGTGTCCAGGATCTGGTCCGCGGCGGTGGCGTCGGCTATGGCACGGCCGAGTGCGTCGAGAAAGTTGAGGCGCCTGTTGGCGAGCACGCTGGTGGTGGTTTCGGTGACCGTGTCGAGCATGCCCAGCACCTCGCCATCAAGGCCGCGAATCGGGCTGTAGCAGAAGGTGAAATAGGCCCGCTCCGGGCCGCCGTTACGTTCGATGATCAGCGGAAAGTCTTCGATGTACACCGCTTCGCCAGCCAGGGCACGGTCAGCCATGTTGCCAATGTCGGCCCAGGCTTCCTGCCACACGTCGCGGAAGGGGATGCCAAGGGCCAAGGGCTTGCGCCCGAGAATCTGGGTGAAGGCATCGTTGTGCAGGGTAATCAGGTCAGGGCCCCAGAGCACCGCCTGCGGGAAGCGCGAAGCCAGGCACAGGGCCATGGTGGTCTTCAGTGCGTCGGGCCAATGTTCCAGTGGGCCCAGCGGGGTAGTGGCCCAGTCGTGGTTGCGGATGCGTTCGGCCATCAGCCCGCCGCCGTCTAGCCATTTCGCCATTTGTTCTGTCGGTCCTTTAACACAAGGCCTTTAGGGTGCACCGAGAATAGACGGTTGGCGAGCATTTTGTGGCGGCCCAGGCTAGCGGATGAAGTGAACCTTGCCAGTGTCGTCATT
It contains:
- a CDS encoding ATP-binding protein, which encodes MAKWLDGGGLMAERIRNHDWATTPLGPLEHWPDALKTTMALCLASRFPQAVLWGPDLITLHNDAFTQILGRKPLALGIPFRDVWQEAWADIGNMADRALAGEAVYIEDFPLIIERNGGPERAYFTFCYSPIRGLDGEVLGMLDTVTETTTSVLANRRLNFLDALGRAIADATAADQILDTTTRMMVEHLSLSSCAYAVMDADEDGFTICGDAVAPGSPRLVGQYQLHDFGRLALSRLRSGLPLVINDNLSELAADEAAAFQAIGITATICMPLIKGGRLIALMAIHDNAPRTWTDYEQALISEVTERCWAHIQRVQAHAEVREAMAALEALNATLEHRVDERTTQLVHTEAALRQAQKLEAIGQLTGGVAHDFNNLLTIIRSSLHFLQRPNLDEKRRERYIKTISDTVHRGAKLTGQLLAFARRQALSPEVFEAGPRLEAMADMLDTATGARIQVELQLPQTACHIRADVSQLETAVINLMLNGRDAMAGEGTLLLRLQADRRLPALRGQPSPPARFAAISVSDSGVGIAAELLERIFDPFFTTKAPGEGTGLGLSQVFGFAKQSGGDVQVASIPGQGTTFTLYLPQEDPPAAPAEDASASSH
- a CDS encoding LysE family translocator; translation: MAISVLTAFWAVSMLFVITPGADWAYAISAGMRGRWVMPAVAGMLSGHFLATLVVAAGVGSLLAGHPLALTLLTLAGCSYLLWLGGNLLLSPALPEAGQGGEGESGSRWALKGFCVSGLNPKVFLLFLALLPQFTDPQSSWPVPLQILLLGLVHLCSSLVIYSLVGYGAKAVLSTRPGAAKLVGRVSGVAMITVALGLIAGQIN
- a CDS encoding LysE family translocator produces the protein MPETTQLLTFALICLGMVLTPGPNMIYLISRSICQGRKAGLISLGGVALGFVIYMFCAALGITALVMAVPFAYDALRIGGALYLLYLAWQALRPGGRSPFQVRELPADSPRRLFTMGFATSLLNPKIAVMYLSLMPQFIEPGHGSVLLQSLVLGSTQIAISVTVNALIAVMAGSIAVFLAGRPVWQQVQRWLMGTVLAGLALRMLAEGRR
- a CDS encoding purine-cytosine permease family protein → MTSAANSAPLIEKHTIGYVPPQDRHGKVRDLFTLWFGGNIAPLPIVTGALGVQLFHLNLIWGIVAILVGHLVGGVLMALHSAQGPQMGIPQMIQSRAQFGTLGALLVVVIAGVMYIGFFASNIVLAGKSLHGVVDTVPVPVGIVIGALGSGIIGIIGYRFIHVLNRIGTWVLGIGIVVGFGYIFTHVQSDDFLTRGSFNLAGWLATVSLAALWQIAFAPYVSDYSRYLPADVKVSSTFWTTYLGSALGSSLSFIFGAVAVLAIPAGMDTMDAVKLATGTLGPIMLVLFLLSVISHNALNLYGAVLSIITLVQTFAYRWIPTAKSRAVLSLIVLSACCVVAVFASADFIGHFVDMVLVLLVVLVPWTAINLIDFYVIHKGDYDIQSIFQVDGGIYGRYNPQALIAYAVGIVVQIPFMNTPLYVGPISEHINGADLSWLVGLAITSPLYWWLASRDSAYRRRQTSAKLAMGH
- a CDS encoding FMN-binding glutamate synthase family protein; the protein is MSEQFPPVLRESATFDRLTIQEIQRAAETGIYDIRGGGTKRRVPHFDDLLLLGASVSRYPLEGYREKCGTDVVLGNRFAKKPIHLKIPVTIAGMSFGALSANAKEALGRGATIAGTSTTTGDGGMTPEERGQSQHLVYQYLPSRYGMNSDDLRKADAIEIVLGQGAKPGGGGMLLGMKVTERVAGMRTLPIGVDQRSACRHPDWTGPDDLAIKIAEIREITDWEKPIYVKIGASRPYYDVKLAVKAGADVIVLDGMQGGTAATQEVFIEHVGIPILPAIPQAVQALQEMGMHRKVQLIVSGGIRNGADVAKAMALGADAVAIGTAALIALGDNHPRLDSELKKIGSAAGFYDDWQNGRDPAGITTQDPELAKRLNPEEAGRRLANYLRVLVLEAQTMARACGKSHLHNLDPEDLVALTVEAAAMARVPLAGTAWVPGQAQY
- a CDS encoding Lrp/AsnC family transcriptional regulator; its protein translation is MDRTDRKILAELQKDGRLSVTELAERVGLSLSPCHRRLKALEESGAILGYHARLAPSALGLNFAALVFVTLREVTRQPVADFEAALSEIPQIVEAQRLFGDPDYLLHVVAKDLPAFQKLYDEKLTSIPNVKRLSSTLVMKEVIQDRLLPM
- a CDS encoding ammonium transporter — encoded protein: MKHLTLAVMLLALATQATAAETTLDTGNTAWMICAAMFVLMMCIPGLALFYGGMVRAKNFLSVFTQLFAVAGVIGILWVLFGYSLVVDTTGMVEGQLTFNSFIGGLDKALMLDIGHDSLVGTIPEGVFAVFQLTFAIITPALIAGGFAERMKFSASLLFMAAWFVLVYAPIAHMVWGGPGALMVNWGVLDFAGGTAVHINSGVAALAAALMLGKRKGYPQVAMPPHNLGFTLVGAGLLWVGWFGFNVGSGLAANEGAGVVMLATMVAACAGIVGWLLTEKVMHGRPTALGAASGALAGLVGITPACAFVGPLGALVIGVLTGAICFFAVTRLKQALGYDDSLDVFGLHGVGGMVGAVLTGVFAAPSLGGYVEGVSPIGQALVQLKGVAFTFVYCFVVSWAILGAIKLTVGLRASREEEEQGLDLAEHNERAYNL